The genomic window cgcCTTCATCAATTTTGGCTACATATAGTACACTCACAGAAATGtatctccttccccctcccccatatTAAAACAAGGCTTTCATTCTGATGTATTTAAACAAAATCAGATTTATTGGAAGATCCCATAAACTAGTCTAAATATTTTATGTGCCATATGAAATGATAGCAAATTATTCTTCATTTGGGTTTGAAGCTCTATCTGGAGTTCAGGTCCTCTTATTATGGGGAGGGGAACCTGGTTTGGTTTGAAAATGCCCTAAAATATTTGCCACTtgaaggagggagggaggcagcAATAATTGTTGCAGTGCAGGTGTCAAGTTAGCAATATACAGTAATATAAACAGAATCCTGCATAACCCAACAatgaggaaaaaaattaagatatgAACAACAGTACCCACTCACAATGACAAAATGGGGCTGAAACAAGACTGGGCATATATTCACCCAGTTCTTTGCATAACAGATGGACCCAAAATTCAGTAATAATGTAATCTTAATATTTTCTGAACAGATCAACATGGAAAATAAACTGCTTTTAAAGTGGACAGGAAATTATTCACTTATCATAAAAATAATGCTCACATTGCAATACAAAACTTTAAAGAcatcactaaacaacactgatgaacTGACAAAGTAAAACTGCATCTAGCAGACAATATTTGAGATTTGAAGGCTTTTCTACAGCACCACTTTTTGAATTACACAGCACAACATAAGGACATTAAAACAGGTTAACTGCATGGTGAACACCATTCAACATTTATTCAAGTGATCAGGAAGATTATATTAAGTATTAATTATGCCCAAATTAtgtatttaaaatttgtttatCATCCAAATGATTTTCATGAAAATTCACATGTCTTTTCCATGTTCTTATATTCAAAAATGAGCATGTTAGTATTAAACAAAAGTTTTGGTGCAGGTAGTAACACCAACTTAAAAAGTATTTTAACATTACTGAAAACAGCTGCTTTCAATGGAAAATTTCTATTCAGTGGTCTGAGGTACAGTTACATGTATGAGCATTTAAATGATCAGCTCATTATTACAAAGGAAATGAGGAAAATACATCATAATCAAGAACTTGCAGCACATGGCAGTTTTTTGCCAAAACTTTGGTAAGGTGTAGCATTAAGCATACTATTTTCTGCATGCAACTTTGTACAGTTTACAGGGGTAACTTATGTTGGAATGGCTTGCTGATATGTGACCatgttgaataaaaaaaaatattaaaactataTAAATATTAACACCACTGTATAAAATACATATATTTACACTATTTTGGTAAAAAAATATGTTATATGTTGCTTAACTtgccttctgatttttttttagtacatgatggaaatataaataaacaagactaATTATTTCACAATTACACAAAATAAGGAACACAGGCATACACAACTCACTGAGGATAGAGCTCCTGTTAAATCCAATACTAGCTGTCATTAACTTCATACATCTGTTCACACTTCTCTAACAGCCTCAGCACAGGATTAATATTATACGGGAACAGGGCTTTGGACACAAGCCTGTCAATCGCAAGGCGTAATCTTATTAGAACAGACATCGTGTCATCCAGTTCTCTACCACAACAAGCAACAAAGTCCTCCCAATTTCGACGTATGAACTTCAACAAGCGTAACAGGTACAGCAAAAAGCAAGTCTCATTTGAGACAAGGAGATCCAGTAGCACATCTGGATCATGAGAGACAGCTCTAAGAAACTGTACAAAAGTTGTTCCTGGACTCAATGTACGTCCTAAGTCAACCTGAGTACTGCTTCGGTAAAATAAacctacagctacatccaaacaacATACCATTCCTTCAATTAAGGCATCATCCTGGTCTGTAAACAACTGAACAACCCACTGGGCAAGAGGTGTTTCagggtgaaagggaagcagtgtcttCACACAGTTGTCCAATTGACGGAGCACTTCTCTAATACTTCGTTCAATGACAGCCATGTCAGCATCCACATCATCTGCCTCTGAACCAAGGGAACTGTCACTCGAGCTATCACATCTTGTTTCTTTCACAGTCACAGCAACACTCTTCAGCACCAGCAAAACCATTTTTTGCAGTAATGGACGATCACCATCACCTGCACCACCACCAAACCTTCCACTACCACCGCGATATGGAAGAGTATCCAACAAATGCCAGTCTTTCACACTTCGCACCACCAAATGAGCCAGTGCACAAGGTTCTTCAGCCAATATATCCTGCAATGCAAGTGTACTGCCATAACAAAGAACTTCATTGAACAACGCTAACAAATGTTTCCAAATGCCAGCAGGAACAGCTGAATTGAGCAGTCCTACAAAGCTATCCAAGTGGGCATAAAAAGGTTTTGTATCAACTACAGATAGATTTGCTTTAACTGAAATGATTGCTTCCCACAAACCAAGGAATGTTATGATAGATGATTCATGTTCATTAGAGTATGATGCTATCAATCCATCAAATTTTCTGACTACTGCTGGCCACTTAGATTCTAGTGCTTTTATGCACAAGCATTTTACTTGGCTAGTGTCCAAGCTTTCTGGATCAGATAAACTTGTCACAACACAACCAGTTGGTGGCCTGTCCTCACTGTTGTCCTCTAATGGATGATTATCAATATCTTTCCATTCTACAACATGTTTAATTACttctaaagaaaaagaaattttttgtggcAATGTTGTAATGAGAATGTTTTCTGTAAGGCTTTCTAACCAGGAAGGATTAACGTGAGATTTAGACACTATTAAAAAGGCTGACAAAGCTCTGCTAGCAGCGAAGCATACAAAGGGATCTGGGTGCGAAGAAAACTCTATGAGCTGCTCAATCAAACCGTATTCATTCCTAACTAGAACGTCACATATTTCACCAATTCGACTACACAGAGTTCCTTTCGAATTTTGTTTAATAGCAACTTCACATAAAAGCTGCAATATGCTAACAAATAACAGGATTCTATCACGGCTCCATTCCGACAACACTGGTATGCGGTAATCTCCTTGTTCTTCAGACACAAGTTTCACGCCTTGAAAAGGTTTCCACAGACATGTTTCTGACACAGGGCACAAACACTGATTCAGAATGTGCTGCTGTATCGCAGCCAATTCCTCCTCCACAGTCGTATCACCGTCACTCTGCAAATTTATGTCAGTTATTTCATCAACTCTTTGCTTTTTCTTCACAGGCTCACCCATTGTTGGTACCGAAGGTACTAAAGATGTCCTTTTAAGGACCATGAAATTCACTTTAAATTCctgtagtgtggcaaatctatggTGATGTATATCCTCACGACAAATATATTGTTGCATGAAGTAATCCTCTGGGTTTTTGATGTCATTTCTGTAACCAAAGTTCAACCAACTGTGGATGGTTCTGTCCTAGCGCAGGAACCTCAGAAATCTGCAAAACAAGGGAGTGTAATTAATGCTCTAGATGTTCAAGAGACGTCATCGACTACTAGAGATTAAAATACAACAAGATATTACTTTCGAAGCAGCTGCAGACAATAACTACTCACCGAATCTGCCAATCTCATCCCAGGCATAGCGAATTTTAGCAAACTCGTCAGGCGCGTAAACAGATTTTGAAATCTTCTCCATGTAAGTCGATTTAATGACATAGATGCTGTCAAATTGTCGTACAGCAGACACGTACCTATACAATAACGACACATTTCTTACTTTCTTGGCGAAGTTGTCCACCACAAATTCACAGACCATATCACAAATCCACAACAACCCACCATCATGAACAATATGACGCTGTCATCTACCTACATTAAATGTTCATATTTATTCACGCCTACGCATACAACGTTAGCGAAAGTTCACTATGTAAATAAAAACATCAACATTACAAAAAAATAGGTCAGGCACCGACACTGATATTTCTCACACGAATATCAACGACCAGCACATATTTTACTTTGATTTAAGAGTAAATATATAGGTATCCGGGTTGAAAGGTGTTCAGTGTTGCCAAATTGGACGTCTGTGTAATTACAGTTTTGGTCACTGTTTACAGGATCAATATTCGTCGAGGCTAAGGAATAGTCTGCAAGAAAATAATGAGTATTTTGCAGTTAATACGAACGGTTTGTATGATAAAAGTACAAACAGAATATTAATGTTACAAACTGTTCTTGAAAGTACTTCAGAGTTTTCAAGTTTTAACAAATGCCACTAGCTTTGTCTCATGCAGCACAACTCCTTTGCGAATAATTCATCAAGTATTTATCAAATTTAATTTGGAAGTAACAGACAACTTGGCAATATTGTTTACATTTCTGACTGCACACTCCCACAATTCCTTTGATGGCTAGGTGTGGCAGCCATATTTTGGTGTCGAAGTAGGGGGTCATGGGGATAACTGAATGACGAAAATGAAGCGACCCCATtaacaagataaaaaacttcgtGTAATCGGTAtgacaattttaaataaaatttgtaagCATGGATTCAACTTTTAACTATTAACAAAACCATAACAAAAAGAACTGGCTACTTAGCTTGGCCTTTAAATAGAGCGATGATATAGGTTAGCTTCATAGCTTTCAGTATGGGAAATAGGGAGTGAAGCTGAATGAAAAAGAATTCTCGCAATTTGAGAAGTTTATACCTTTGTCTTGCATCCAGCAAACATCCTTTCGCAGTAGCAGAACATGTGAATTGTTGTGTGGTGCGCTCTTGTCTCATGTATATACTAGCTGTCAAAAGACATCATAACAGTAGCACATAGTGTGTGGAATAGCGAAAATGTTATAGGTTCTGTTAATATTTGTGCTGTTTCTGCGTATCAAACAAGCACAGGTCGTAAATAAAGTGAACAGTGAACCAATTTGCAATAATATCCTGGGAAAGTTGCAGTCTCTTTATCAGCTACACAAACAATTGATAATTGTCAGATTCGGATAaactacaggaactggcaagtttGGGAGAATGAATGAAATGTTTATTATTAGCGAGTAGGAGTATCGAAACTATGTTATTTCAGTTTCTCAATTAATTTGGATGTTTTCCATTTTAGAGCTGACATTAACTGGAATTCCGATTGCTCTGGTGAACGTCTTCGCCAATTAGTTAAACATGCCAGTTGTACATAATCTACAAAATCATTGTGTTGTAACAGCATggtatgttttgtgtgtgttttgctttTTAACAAACTTGATGTTATACAGACATTTGCACACGATTCCATGCTCAGCAGATTGTCATAATGTTGCTATGTTAATATTAGATTTATTTGATCTGTAGTGATATCACACAAATACAGTGTTATATGTACCGACGTTCCTTATGAAACTGAACAGGAATAGTTCCCATGATCCTaagaatgaatgaaattaaaaacgaaaaaagaaaaaaaagctgctGCAATGTGCctttttaaactgaaaaaaaaagcttAAGTTAACTTTGTATCTATGCATTTTTCTATGAGTTATATGTTTGTTTTTATATTCACTGCACTTTTTAGCTCAAAACAATGAGAGTTTGGGTGCAGTGCCTCAATGCAAAActtagaaagaaaggaaaagagagaaaTCTATCTGGTCATGTTGAAATTCGTTTTGATATAACAAAGTATTTTACGTCAAAGTGAACCCACATATCTCATGTTGTTTTActattttttaaagtttcacatCATTCTTTGTTGCAAAACACGCAGACCAGCCTACAAAAGTGTCAACCTTGAGTTCTTAATTTGGAAACAGGATGAAAATTTACTACCCAACGCATCAAATTTAGTGATGAGGAAACATTTGAGTATTCACCAGTtatgtatttgtttgtttatttttttcacttcAGCCAAAATAATGGTCTTCAGCTCAACACTTCAGGTGACGGGCATTTCGTATATGAAATTAATTCTTCTTTCTTTGTTGGCATTCATAACTGTCCTTCCATGAAAGTATTTGGCAGTAGTCTGAAAGAGTAGTTATAGACACAATCTACATTTTGACCTTTATGTTTACAATCTGTCTATGAAATGCAAAATAGTCTCCTCATAACTTGAAAGCGATAGTTGCTAGTGAAGTATgacatttattttgtttcttaatttcAGTTCTGTGACAGCTTCAATAATATTCTACTTAACTGGTATAGAAATTGTCAGTCTGCAAACAAACTGTGTCTAGTTTTGTTCAAAGTTTTCATCATCCTTAAGAATTTCGTTAGTCTGCTGATAGTGTAAAGAGTTGCTGTCTTCCTGGCAATGAGAGTTTTTGACAAAAatcttgtcccccccccctttttctcccCCTCTCACTGTGTATGTCTGTGATTTTTATATCCTGAATTTATATTACTCTTCACATACATTCTGCACTTTATTGTATTTTACATCTGTTTATTTCCAAGGCTTATGTGCTAGACAGTTTTTGGATTGTAGTTCATGTATAATCATTTAACACTGTACTGTTTCTAACTATGCATTCACTCATCTCGTAGAGGGAATGTATTAAAGCTATGTACGTAATTATTTAATTTCCCTTTTTACTCTTTACGGGAAGAGTgattcataaataatttctttctgtTGAATGTGTCCTGTATAATGCATCTCCCAGGGGGTGGGGGGTTTGTCACGAAGATTGAAAAGGAAGTGTGGCTTGCTCATTCCTGGGATAAGAGGGACTAACCTGTTGTGAAGATGAAAGCGGCCAAAGGAACTAATAGTTTCGAAATCTAGGATAATGTATTGTTCTTTTATGTAGATTTCATATTTAGTTTTGTTTGCCTTGCCAGTTCACAatcaaactgtcaccttccaacttAACCTTGATGTCATGCTATGCTACAGATCAATctgtgttcctaatctacataagaaaagaaaaatatatcaaGTGTTGTGTTTGCACCCATATAATAGGTAGGTTCACTTGGCCCCAAAGAAAAACAGTGAACATTGTGGCTCTGGTAAATGATGCATTCCTCTCCCTGCCCTTGTCAGACATATATGTAGTAGTTCCatatttattcctggaatatttttATTGTGCACATATCCTGTCATCTGTAATTCCATCTTCCATGATTTGTTAGTGGATCAGATTATTTGTGGAGTACCTATCAGCTGTTCTATATGAGAATTAATcattataattatttttcattaattctttgACTAGCAACTAACAATTTACATATGAAACCTATCAAACTAATTGTAATTTTTCATATTGTCTGTGGAAGTGTgccaatatttttttcagaattgtaGTTGCAACATTGTTTAATTGATTATTAATGGTGAATTAAATCTCTTACTTTTCCTTTAACTATACACAAGTTGAACAAAATAATATGATTTTCCTCCTAATATGTATAGTGTAACGGATAAGTGCCCGGTGTTGATTCAAAGGTCTGACTTTCAATCCCTGGTCAATCCTAGGACTTTTATCTGTCACTTGTCATTTCTTTCACATCTGCCAGTATTTGTTAATGTGGAAAACATTGAAGTGCACTATGATTTGGCAGTTCACTATAAACTGTAGGTTTTTCAGTTCAAAGTTAAGGTGAAGGTATGAAGTGCACTGTGGTTGGGCACTCCATGTTAAATTATAGGTTTTTCAGTTCAGAGGCAAGGTGTGACACACTGCTTCTAAAGGGCCATGCCTGGTAAAGCActatggtgttcaaaccaatctttgggTTGATGGCAACTTTACCTTGTACCCATGCTGTAGGGCCACCTTTGGCAACCTGAACTGTCCTTATCCTCCCACGGAATCATACTTATCATTCTGATCGATGGTAAATGGGATTTTATATCATTATTCTGATAGAAAATATTCATTTCTCTCAAAAAGAGACAGGTGAAGGTAATGAACCCCCAGTATTCTTTCATTACAGGCTATAATGACTGGAATATATTCACCAATGACTATAAATGCCAGAAGAATCTTGTGACAAGGATGTTTTCATTTTAGAAGATGCATTTTCCTTTACTGAGATTCCAATAGGGCCTGTCTACTGAAGATGCCATTTATTATTTCACCAagcatatattaaaatatttaaatttattttgtttatcttcATTCATCCAAGGGTCATCTCTTAACAATATAGGATTTGTCAAGGTAATACAGCGCAAATCAGTAGGTCAAAATACACAACACACAGCATACATATAATGTTTCATGAGGATCGTGCAAGTAGTCCATGAGAGTAGGACAGGTGGCTGTCTCTGTCCTTGagtaaggaaccatcctggcatttgcctaaatgATTCAGGAAAACTCTGATAAACAGAAATCAATGGCAATATTTCCATGTACTGAATAGCATAAAAGTAGTCTGATCATACCATATTACTATTACTTACTTTAGTTTGTTTATCATCCAGATTTTACATTCCTTGCAGCATTGAAACCTCTTCTTTGCATTCACTTAGTTCGAACTAAGTTTGTCAGTAGCTGTATCATGAATGTTTTGTATGTGTACTCCAGTCACAGTTTTCATTGATACTGCATTTTCTGTGGGCATATTAAGCCAAGCAATCACTTCCTGAGGATAGTCTACTTTTAAGAGGAAATCCCTCTGTCTAATGTCCTCGTTTGTACCAGTAATTTAGTTTTTTCTCCACTGTTGTATTTAGCCAGCAATCTTCTTGTGAACACTGAATGCTATCGCCACATCAAATTCAATTATTTGAGATACCCCAAGATTTACTATTGTTGTCATAAATGCATCAATGAAGTGCACACAAACAGTTTGCCCCCATTGGAAGTCTTTAGCCTGCTATGTTGATAGCTCAGCACAACTGCACTCTAATAACAGATGTACAAATAGCTCAGAACACTTCAACACACTATGCAAGATATAAGTACAAAGACGCCATCAGTGTGCTATAATTCATAAAACAAGTCCTGGAAGTCAGTGGCTGACACCAGGATGTAAATGTTATTTACTTCAGTGCCAGTAGATGTGGTGAATAATTTCCTATGCACTCCGCCAATACAATCCATTTGAGGATAAATGTTTGTCAATAAAATCAGTTAAGGCAATGAGTACGAAGGTGTCATCTGGCATTTGGAGAGACTTTTCCTTTCATAACACAGCAGCAGACTTGTTCAGTTGTAGATATATTCCTTTTTCATGGGAAATGCTGTACAAGTTAAAATTATAATGATTTCCTTATATGAGCCTCATTCTCATATAGGCTATCGCTGTGTGGGACAAGTCATCAAACTCATTGTTGATTTACTTTTACTTATTTCCTTTAGTTCCTGTTGGATCTTAGGGCAGCAGTAAAGAACTTCCACCTGGTTCTGTTGGCAGCCAAACATTTCACTTCACTTCATGTTTTACCAGCTTTCAGTGCTTCTTCTTCCACCATTCTTTCCCACGTCTCTTTTGGGCGGCCACGTCTACGTGTTCCGTGTGGATTCCAATCCAGTGCTGCCTTTTCAACAGGTCCTTGTTGTTGCGTATTGTGTGACCAATCCacctccattttctttcttttatttgttcACGGATTGGTCGCTGGTTTGTCAACTCCCACAATTCGTCATTTGATATAACATCTGGTCACCTCACATTTATAATTTGCCGAAGACACTGGTTTAAGAAGACTTGCAGCTGGTTTACAATCATGTttcttatcttccatgtttcacaacTATACAAGGGGACTGCTTTACATTGCTATTGAACAAGTGCAGCTTGGTTCATGTCGAAATGTTCTTATTATGCCAGACAGGGTACAGTTGTACAAAGGCTCCATTTGCCTTCTGTATCCGACTCTTTACATCCTCCTGTTAGCTTCACTTG from Schistocerca nitens isolate TAMUIC-IGC-003100 chromosome 5, iqSchNite1.1, whole genome shotgun sequence includes these protein-coding regions:
- the LOC126260256 gene encoding protein lines, which gives rise to MQQYICREDIHHHRFATLQEFKVNFMVLKRTSLVPSVPTMGEPVKKKQRVDEITDINLQSDGDTTVEEELAAIQQHILNQCLCPVSETCLWKPFQGVKLVSEEQGDYRIPVLSEWSRDRILLFVSILQLLCEVAIKQNSKGTLCSRIGEICDVLVRNEYGLIEQLIEFSSHPDPFVCFAASRALSAFLIVSKSHVNPSWLESLTENILITTLPQKISFSLEVIKHVVEWKDIDNHPLEDNSEDRPPTGCVVTSLSDPESLDTSQVKCLCIKALESKWPAVVRKFDGLIASYSNEHESSIITFLGLWEAIISVKANLSVVDTKPFYAHLDSFVGLLNSAVPAGIWKHLLALFNEVLCYGSTLALQDILAEEPCALAHLVVRSVKDWHLLDTLPYRGGSGRFGGGAGDGDRPLLQKMVLLVLKSVAVTVKETRCDSSSDSSLGSEADDVDADMAVIERSIREVLRQLDNCVKTLLPFHPETPLAQWVVQLFTDQDDALIEGMVCCLDVAVGLFYRSSTQVDLGRTLSPGTTFVQFLRAVSHDPDVLLDLLVSNETCFLLYLLRLLKFIRRNWEDFVACCGRELDDTMSVLIRLRLAIDRLVSKALFPYNINPVLRLLEKCEQMYEVNDS